A stretch of Pseudomonas sp. LRP2-20 DNA encodes these proteins:
- a CDS encoding alpha/beta fold hydrolase: protein MQKHFIEIDGARMSYVDQGQGFPVLLGHSYLWSADMWLPQIDALSQHFRVIAPELWGHGDSDAPPATTTDMSALARQHLALLDALDIPQCHLVGLSVGGMWGAQLAIEHPERVDRLVLMDTYLGAEPEATRLKYFGLLDAASAAGLFPEPLLDIVVPIFFHAGGQTVPEVRDGFRAALKASSAELIRTSLDPMGRVIFGRPDLLGRLGELKGDKTIVVCGDQDIPRPPEESNEMARIIGCLAAQIPLAGHISSLENPKVVNEFLLNWLPRNR from the coding sequence ATGCAAAAACACTTCATCGAAATCGACGGCGCACGCATGAGCTATGTCGACCAGGGCCAGGGCTTCCCGGTGCTGCTCGGCCACAGTTACCTGTGGTCGGCAGACATGTGGCTGCCACAGATCGATGCCCTGTCACAGCACTTTCGCGTCATCGCCCCTGAACTCTGGGGCCATGGCGACTCCGATGCCCCGCCCGCCACCACCACCGACATGAGTGCCCTGGCCCGCCAGCATCTGGCGCTGCTGGACGCGCTGGACATCCCCCAGTGCCACCTGGTCGGCCTGTCGGTCGGCGGCATGTGGGGTGCGCAACTGGCCATCGAACACCCCGAGCGAGTCGATCGCCTGGTGCTGATGGACACCTACCTCGGTGCCGAGCCCGAGGCGACCCGGCTGAAGTACTTCGGTTTGCTGGACGCGGCGAGTGCGGCGGGCTTGTTCCCGGAGCCACTGCTGGACATCGTCGTGCCGATCTTCTTCCATGCCGGTGGGCAAACCGTGCCCGAGGTACGCGACGGCTTCCGGGCGGCGTTGAAGGCGAGCAGTGCCGAGCTGATTCGCACCAGCCTCGACCCGATGGGGCGGGTTATCTTCGGGCGGCCGGACTTGCTCGGGCGGCTGGGGGAACTGAAGGGCGACAAGACCATTGTGGTCTGTGGTGACCAGGACATTCCGCGGCCGCCTGAAGAATCCAACGAGATGGCGCGGATCATTGGCTGCCTGGCGGCGCAGATTCCGCTTGCGGGGCATATCTCCAGCCTGGAGAACCCCAAGGTGGTCAATGAGTTCCTGTTGAACTGGCTGCCGCGCAACCGCTGA
- the cysW gene encoding sulfate ABC transporter permease subunit CysW — protein sequence MSSSTLSASAAANAARRGSATSRRVLIGLGWLVFALFLLLPLVIVVSQALKNGFGTFFEAIFEPDALSALKLTVLAVVISVPLNLVFGVSAAWCVSKYSFRGKSILVTLIDLPFSVSPVIAGLVYVLMFGAQGLFGPWLQDHDIQIVFALPGIVLATIFVTVPFVARELIPLMQEQGTQEEEAARLLGANGWQMFWHVTLPNIKWGLIYGVVLCTARAMGEFGAVSVVSGHIRGVTNTLPLHVEILYNEYNHVAAFSVASLLLILALFILLLKQWSENRINRLRHSAAEE from the coding sequence ATGTCCAGTTCAACCCTGAGTGCAAGCGCTGCCGCCAATGCCGCCCGGCGTGGCAGCGCCACTTCGCGACGCGTCCTGATCGGCCTTGGCTGGCTGGTGTTCGCACTGTTCCTGCTGCTGCCGCTGGTGATCGTGGTGTCGCAGGCGCTGAAGAACGGCTTTGGCACCTTCTTCGAGGCGATCTTCGAGCCTGATGCCTTGTCGGCGCTCAAGCTCACCGTGCTTGCCGTGGTCATCTCCGTGCCGCTGAACCTGGTATTCGGTGTCAGTGCCGCCTGGTGCGTGAGCAAGTACAGCTTCCGCGGCAAGAGCATCCTGGTGACGCTGATCGACCTGCCGTTCTCGGTGTCGCCGGTGATCGCCGGCCTGGTCTACGTGCTGATGTTCGGTGCGCAAGGCCTGTTCGGCCCGTGGCTGCAGGACCATGACATCCAGATCGTGTTTGCCCTGCCGGGTATTGTCCTGGCGACCATCTTCGTCACCGTGCCGTTCGTCGCCCGTGAGCTGATCCCGCTGATGCAGGAGCAGGGCACGCAGGAGGAGGAGGCCGCGCGCCTGCTCGGCGCCAACGGCTGGCAGATGTTCTGGCATGTGACCCTGCCGAACATCAAATGGGGCCTGATCTACGGCGTGGTGCTGTGCACCGCGCGGGCCATGGGCGAGTTCGGCGCGGTGTCGGTGGTGTCGGGCCATATCCGTGGCGTGACCAACACCTTGCCGCTGCACGTGGAGATCCTCTACAACGAGTACAACCACGTCGCGGCCTTCAGCGTGGCCAGCCTGTTGCTGATCCTGGCGCTCTTCATCCTGCTGCTCAAGCAGTGGAGCGAGAACCGTATTAACCGCCTGCGCCACAGCGCCGCGGAGGAATGA
- a CDS encoding sigma 54-interacting transcriptional regulator, which translates to MTFQNPFGQPLLTFPELDKSPLSIRAKALVFIDPRSQQLRQALEQLAPQPVPVLIRGETGTGKELLARQIHRASDRPGLFVSVNCAAISPTYADAELFGYSAGSQGGTASSRAGWFGSANGGTLYLDEIADLPLAIQGKLLAALENREVTRVGAQQPQPVDVRLVAATSIDLARVVKAGRFNERLYQYLREGALELPPLRERPGDILPLAEYFVGIYSVRLQRPLALISEAAQRVLEAHAWPGNTRELENVIHFALLVNDGDELLPEDLDLANPAR; encoded by the coding sequence ATGACTTTTCAAAACCCGTTCGGTCAGCCGCTGCTGACCTTCCCTGAGCTGGACAAGAGCCCCCTGAGCATCCGTGCCAAGGCGCTGGTGTTCATCGACCCGCGCTCGCAGCAGTTGCGCCAGGCCCTGGAGCAACTGGCGCCGCAACCGGTGCCGGTGCTGATCCGCGGCGAGACCGGTACCGGCAAGGAATTGCTGGCGCGGCAGATCCACCGGGCCAGCGACCGCCCCGGCCTGTTCGTCTCGGTCAACTGCGCCGCCATCAGCCCGACCTATGCCGATGCCGAGCTGTTCGGCTACAGCGCCGGCAGCCAGGGCGGCACGGCCAGCAGCCGCGCCGGCTGGTTCGGCTCGGCCAATGGCGGCACCTTGTACCTGGACGAGATCGCCGACTTGCCGTTGGCGATCCAGGGCAAGCTGCTGGCGGCTTTGGAAAACCGTGAGGTCACCCGTGTCGGCGCGCAGCAACCACAGCCTGTGGACGTGCGCCTGGTGGCTGCGACCAGCATCGACCTGGCGCGGGTGGTGAAGGCCGGGCGCTTCAACGAGCGTCTGTATCAGTACCTGCGCGAGGGCGCGCTGGAGTTGCCGCCGCTGCGTGAACGCCCGGGCGATATCCTGCCGCTGGCCGAGTATTTCGTGGGCATCTACAGCGTGCGCCTGCAGCGCCCGCTGGCGTTGATCAGCGAGGCTGCGCAGCGGGTGTTGGAAGCACATGCCTGGCCGGGTAACACCCGCGAACTGGAGAACGTGATCCACTTCGCCCTGCTGGTCAACGACGGGGACGAGTTGCTGCCGGAGGACCTCGACCTGGCCAACCCCGCGCGCTAG
- a CDS encoding alpha/beta hydrolase, whose translation MRNESIRYLIVPGWQGSPDNHWQSHWQRTLPNSARVEQHDWLTPQRRDWVQALEQAITAERSPVILIAHSLGCVTVAHWAAEASPALLRRVRGALLVAPADVERPTCAPALRNFAPIPLQALPFPSQVVSSDNDPAVSVPRALYLAQAWGAEAGLLSNAGHINVKSGHERWEQGFAYLYRLQSRVEQRALRRA comes from the coding sequence ATGCGCAATGAGTCGATTCGTTACCTGATTGTGCCGGGCTGGCAAGGATCGCCAGACAACCATTGGCAAAGTCACTGGCAACGCACGCTGCCCAACAGCGCCCGGGTCGAGCAGCATGATTGGCTCACCCCACAGCGCCGCGACTGGGTGCAAGCGCTGGAGCAGGCGATTACCGCCGAACGCTCGCCAGTGATTCTCATCGCGCACAGCCTGGGCTGCGTCACCGTCGCCCACTGGGCCGCAGAGGCCAGCCCGGCCCTGCTGCGCCGGGTGCGTGGCGCATTGCTGGTGGCACCGGCGGATGTCGAGCGGCCCACCTGCGCGCCGGCCCTGCGCAACTTCGCGCCGATCCCGCTGCAGGCGCTGCCGTTTCCCAGCCAGGTGGTCAGCTCCGACAACGACCCGGCGGTGAGCGTGCCAAGGGCGTTGTACCTGGCCCAGGCCTGGGGCGCCGAGGCGGGCTTGCTGAGCAATGCCGGGCACATCAACGTCAAGTCTGGCCACGAGCGCTGGGAACAAGGTTTCGCTTACCTGTATCGCCTGCAAAGCCGGGTCGAACAGCGCGCATTGCGCCGCGCCTGA
- a CDS encoding amino acid ABC transporter permease, with amino-acid sequence MASSVTELLLTSLPLLAKGAAQTLAISALGIVFATLGGVLYGTLATLGNRLLNIALQVYLELFRAIPVLVWLYLVFFGLPIFFALSIPGFWCAVLVLGLWGASEVGEVVRGALQSLPRGQREAGLSIGLSTGQLYGYVLLPQALKRMTPPTINIYTRIIKTSSLAVLIGVVEVIKAGQQIIERTYESLLIYAVLFLFFFIVCYPLSAASRVLERRWAHS; translated from the coding sequence ATGGCCAGTTCGGTCACTGAACTGCTTCTGACGTCATTGCCGCTGCTGGCCAAGGGCGCGGCGCAGACACTGGCCATCTCGGCATTGGGGATTGTCTTCGCAACGCTCGGCGGCGTGCTGTATGGCACCTTGGCGACGCTGGGCAACCGGCTGCTGAACATCGCCTTGCAGGTCTACCTGGAGTTGTTTCGCGCGATCCCGGTGCTGGTCTGGCTGTATCTGGTGTTTTTCGGCTTGCCGATCTTCTTCGCCCTGAGCATTCCCGGTTTCTGGTGCGCCGTGCTGGTGCTGGGCCTGTGGGGTGCCAGCGAGGTCGGCGAGGTGGTCCGTGGGGCGTTGCAATCACTGCCGCGCGGGCAGCGTGAGGCCGGGCTGTCGATCGGGCTTTCTACAGGCCAGCTTTACGGCTATGTGCTGCTGCCCCAGGCCCTCAAGCGCATGACGCCACCGACCATCAATATCTACACGCGGATCATCAAGACCAGTTCGCTGGCGGTGCTGATCGGCGTGGTCGAAGTGATCAAGGCCGGCCAGCAGATCATCGAGCGCACCTACGAATCGCTGCTGATCTATGCCGTGCTGTTCCTGTTCTTCTTCATCGTCTGCTATCCGCTGTCCGCCGCCTCGCGCGTGCTGGAGCGCCGCTGGGCTCACTCATGA
- a CDS encoding amino acid ABC transporter ATP-binding protein, with protein MTALIEFQDFNKYFGAHQVLDNVDLKVRTGEVVVILGPSGCGKSTLLRCLNGLEEAHSGHLRLEGEELLSADTDWRRVRQRVGMVFQSYHLFGHMSVMDNLLLGPLKVQKRERAEAQAQAEALLARVGLLDKRDAYPRQLSGGQQQRIAIVRSLCMNPQVMLFDEVTAALDPEMVKEVLQVIQGLARDGMTLLIVTHEMAFARAVADRIVFMEAGRILEQSDPESFFSQPRTARAQQFLDKFSFVESLPKTTQKELS; from the coding sequence ATGACCGCACTGATCGAATTCCAGGATTTCAACAAGTACTTCGGCGCCCACCAGGTGCTGGACAACGTCGACCTCAAGGTCCGCACCGGCGAGGTGGTGGTGATCCTTGGCCCCAGTGGCTGCGGCAAGAGCACCTTGCTGCGTTGCCTCAATGGCCTGGAAGAGGCGCACAGCGGGCACCTGCGCCTGGAGGGCGAAGAGTTGCTGAGCGCCGATACCGACTGGCGCCGGGTACGCCAGCGGGTGGGCATGGTGTTCCAGAGCTACCACCTGTTCGGCCACATGAGCGTCATGGACAACCTGTTGCTCGGCCCGCTCAAGGTGCAGAAGCGCGAACGGGCCGAAGCCCAGGCCCAGGCCGAAGCGCTGCTGGCGCGGGTGGGCCTGCTGGACAAGCGCGACGCCTACCCGCGGCAGTTGTCCGGTGGCCAGCAGCAGCGCATCGCCATTGTCCGCTCGCTGTGCATGAACCCGCAGGTGATGCTGTTCGACGAAGTCACCGCAGCGCTCGACCCGGAAATGGTCAAGGAGGTGCTGCAAGTGATCCAGGGCCTGGCCCGCGACGGCATGACCTTGCTCATCGTTACCCACGAAATGGCCTTCGCTCGCGCGGTGGCCGACCGTATCGTGTTCATGGAGGCCGGCAGGATCCTTGAACAAAGCGACCCTGAGAGCTTCTTCAGCCAACCGCGGACCGCACGCGCGCAGCAGTTCCTGGACAAATTCTCCTTTGTCGAAAGCCTGCCGAAGACAACGCAAAAGGAACTGTCATGA
- a CDS encoding transporter substrate-binding domain-containing protein → MKTAPLTKLLAPLFGLALLAGCNKAEEPPKPAAASPATSYLETIKARDKLIVGVFTDKPPFGFVDASGRYVGFDTDIGRRLAKDLLGDENKVEFVAVEPASRIPFLQSDKVDLILANMTVTPERKEVVDFTNPNLRVAVQAIVADGSPVQKLDDLADKTIIVTTGTTADIWLSKNHPDWKLLKFEKNSESLQALANGRGDAYAQDNLILFSWAKQNPGYRVLPQLLGEEAPIAPAVKKGNTELRDWVNAELAKLGEEKFLLKLYDQYVRKELSDDTKPESVIVEGGKWQG, encoded by the coding sequence ATGAAAACTGCCCCGCTCACCAAACTGCTGGCGCCGTTGTTCGGCCTGGCCCTGCTGGCCGGCTGCAACAAGGCCGAGGAACCGCCCAAACCGGCAGCTGCCTCGCCGGCCACCAGCTACCTGGAAACCATCAAGGCGCGCGACAAGCTGATCGTCGGCGTGTTCACCGACAAGCCGCCGTTCGGCTTCGTCGACGCCAGCGGCCGCTACGTGGGCTTTGATACCGACATCGGCCGGCGCCTGGCCAAGGACCTGCTGGGCGATGAAAACAAGGTGGAGTTCGTTGCCGTGGAACCGGCCAGCCGTATTCCGTTCCTGCAGAGCGACAAGGTTGACCTGATTCTCGCCAACATGACCGTGACCCCGGAGCGCAAGGAGGTGGTGGACTTCACCAACCCCAACCTGCGCGTGGCCGTGCAGGCCATCGTTGCCGACGGTAGCCCGGTGCAGAAACTTGATGACCTGGCAGACAAGACCATCATCGTCACCACCGGTACCACGGCCGATATCTGGCTGAGCAAAAATCACCCGGACTGGAAACTGCTCAAGTTCGAGAAGAACAGCGAGTCGTTGCAAGCGCTGGCCAATGGCCGTGGCGATGCCTATGCCCAGGACAACCTGATCCTGTTCAGCTGGGCCAAGCAGAACCCTGGGTACCGCGTGCTGCCGCAGTTGTTGGGTGAGGAAGCACCGATCGCGCCAGCGGTGAAGAAGGGCAATACCGAATTGCGCGACTGGGTGAATGCCGAACTGGCCAAGCTGGGGGAGGAGAAGTTCCTGCTGAAGCTGTATGACCAGTATGTGCGCAAGGAGCTGAGCGATGACACCAAGCCGGAGAGCGTGATCGTCGAAGGGGGCAAGTGGCAGGGTTGA
- a CDS encoding amino acid ABC transporter permease: protein MTFDTAFILSTLPAFFKAVGVTLQVGLIAIATSLLVALLNAAVLVLRTPYLRHLVKGYVELARNTPLLIQLFFVYFALPSLGLKISGFAAAIITMTFMGGAYLTEVLRAGVEAVPRAQLESGRSIGLSEGQLLRHVILPQAGILSLPALFANFVFLLKETTVVSAVAVPEILYTTKNYIALYYKTYEMLAVLTLLCVLLFLPLSLLLRYLERRLQHGQFGH, encoded by the coding sequence ATGACCTTCGACACCGCTTTCATTCTCAGCACGTTGCCAGCGTTCTTCAAGGCCGTCGGCGTGACCCTGCAGGTCGGGCTGATCGCCATCGCCACCTCACTGCTGGTGGCGCTGCTCAATGCTGCGGTGCTGGTACTGCGTACGCCTTACCTGCGCCACCTGGTCAAAGGCTACGTGGAACTCGCACGCAACACCCCACTGCTGATCCAGCTGTTCTTCGTCTATTTCGCCTTGCCCAGCCTGGGCCTGAAGATCTCCGGCTTTGCCGCGGCAATCATCACCATGACCTTCATGGGCGGTGCCTACCTCACCGAAGTGCTGCGCGCCGGTGTCGAGGCAGTACCGCGTGCGCAACTGGAATCGGGGCGCTCCATCGGGTTGTCGGAGGGCCAGCTGCTGCGCCATGTGATCCTGCCCCAGGCCGGCATACTCAGCTTGCCGGCACTGTTCGCCAACTTCGTCTTCCTGCTCAAGGAAACCACTGTGGTCTCGGCCGTGGCGGTGCCTGAAATCCTCTACACCACCAAGAACTACATCGCCCTCTACTACAAGACCTACGAGATGCTCGCGGTGCTGACGCTGCTCTGTGTGCTGCTGTTCCTGCCGCTGTCGCTGCTGCTGCGTTACCTGGAAAGGAGGCTGCAACATGGCCAGTTCGGTCACTGA
- a CDS encoding ExbD/TolR family protein: MAFSTQDSDEVLSEINVTPLVDVMLVLLVVFIVTAPLLTNAIPINLPKTEAVAPVEQKDPLVVSIDGGGKLFINKDEIQPDLLETNLKAAKDKDADVRVQLQADDGVNYGEVARAMAAIERAGISKLAVITAR, translated from the coding sequence ATGGCCTTTTCGACCCAGGACAGCGACGAAGTCCTCAGTGAAATCAACGTCACGCCGCTGGTGGACGTCATGCTGGTGCTGTTGGTGGTGTTCATCGTCACCGCGCCGCTGCTGACCAATGCCATCCCGATCAACCTGCCCAAGACCGAGGCCGTGGCCCCGGTGGAACAGAAAGACCCGCTGGTGGTGAGCATCGACGGTGGCGGCAAGCTGTTCATCAACAAGGATGAGATCCAGCCGGACTTGCTGGAAACCAACCTTAAGGCAGCCAAGGACAAGGATGCCGACGTGCGTGTGCAGCTGCAGGCTGACGATGGTGTGAATTACGGCGAAGTGGCGCGGGCCATGGCGGCGATCGAACGCGCGGGCATCAGCAAACTGGCGGTGATCACCGCGCGTTGA
- a CDS encoding energy transducer TonB, giving the protein MGNVQSAVRAYDQPWRPSPGDLVELGRTLRLPLGQLRLQRTPVSGLKRRDKLALGLLVLALHGAAAYWVSQAPTPVLPVVPPQIPPMTIEFAAPAPPVVQPPPPAPAPPVVEPPPPVVDELAAKPKPKPKPVPKPVVKQAPKPQPKPVEAPPPAPVAAPAPPAPPAPAPVTPPSANAAYLKNPAPEYPQMAQRRGWEGTVLLRVEVLPNGKPGQIQIQKSSGRDALDAAALAAVKRWSFVPAKQGDVAQAGWVSVPIDFKLR; this is encoded by the coding sequence ATGGGTAATGTCCAGTCGGCCGTCAGGGCCTACGACCAGCCATGGCGCCCGAGCCCGGGTGACCTGGTCGAGCTTGGACGGACACTTCGCCTGCCACTGGGCCAATTGCGCCTGCAACGCACCCCGGTCAGCGGCCTCAAGCGCCGTGACAAGCTGGCGTTGGGCCTGCTGGTGCTGGCCCTGCACGGCGCTGCTGCCTACTGGGTCAGCCAGGCCCCCACGCCCGTGCTGCCCGTGGTGCCGCCACAGATTCCGCCCATGACCATCGAGTTCGCCGCGCCCGCGCCGCCCGTCGTGCAACCGCCGCCACCTGCGCCTGCACCGCCGGTGGTCGAGCCGCCGCCCCCGGTGGTCGACGAGCTGGCCGCCAAGCCCAAACCCAAGCCCAAACCCGTGCCCAAGCCGGTGGTCAAGCAGGCGCCCAAGCCACAGCCCAAACCGGTCGAGGCGCCGCCACCTGCCCCGGTTGCTGCCCCGGCGCCCCCAGCGCCACCTGCGCCGGCCCCGGTCACGCCACCGTCAGCCAACGCCGCGTACCTGAAGAACCCGGCGCCGGAGTACCCGCAGATGGCCCAGCGCCGTGGCTGGGAAGGCACCGTGCTGCTGCGCGTCGAGGTGCTGCCCAACGGCAAGCCGGGGCAGATCCAGATCCAGAAGAGCAGCGGCCGCGATGCCCTCGACGCCGCCGCACTGGCTGCGGTCAAGCGCTGGAGCTTCGTGCCCGCCAAGCAGGGCGACGTGGCCCAGGCCGGCTGGGTGAGCGTGCCGATCGATTTCAAGCTTCGCTAA
- a CDS encoding sulfate/molybdate ABC transporter ATP-binding protein: MSIEVRNVSKRFNSFQALNAINLDINSGELVALLGPSGCGKTTLLRIIAGLETPDQGNIVFHGEDVSGHDVRDRNVGFVFQHYALFRHMSVFDNVAFGLRMKPKGERPSESKIAEKVHELLNMVQLDWLSDRYPEQLSGGQRQRIALARALAVEPKVLLLDEPFGALDAKVRKELRRWLARLHEDINLTSVFVTHDQEEAMEVADRIVVMNKGVIEQIGSPGEVYEHPANDFVYHFLGDSNRLALSEGHHVLFRPHEVSLSRHETEGHHAAEVRDIRPLGATTRVTLKVEGQSELIEAEVVKDHDSLTGLARGETLFFRPKVWQKVADI, encoded by the coding sequence ATGTCGATCGAAGTTCGTAACGTCAGCAAGCGCTTCAACAGCTTCCAGGCCTTGAACGCCATCAACCTGGACATCAACAGCGGCGAGCTGGTGGCCTTGCTCGGCCCGTCCGGCTGCGGCAAGACCACCCTGCTGCGCATCATCGCCGGCCTGGAAACACCGGACCAGGGCAACATCGTGTTCCATGGCGAAGACGTGTCTGGCCATGACGTGCGTGATCGCAACGTCGGCTTCGTGTTCCAGCACTACGCGCTGTTCCGCCACATGAGCGTGTTCGACAACGTCGCCTTCGGCCTGCGCATGAAGCCCAAGGGCGAGCGCCCGAGCGAAAGCAAGATTGCCGAGAAGGTCCATGAACTGCTGAACATGGTGCAACTGGATTGGCTGTCCGACCGTTACCCCGAGCAGCTGTCCGGTGGCCAGCGCCAGCGTATCGCCCTGGCCCGCGCCCTGGCGGTGGAGCCCAAGGTGCTGCTGCTGGACGAGCCGTTCGGTGCGCTCGACGCCAAGGTGCGCAAGGAGCTGCGCCGCTGGCTGGCGCGGCTGCACGAGGACATCAACCTGACTTCGGTGTTCGTCACCCATGACCAGGAAGAAGCCATGGAAGTGGCCGACCGCATCGTGGTGATGAACAAGGGCGTGATCGAGCAGATCGGCTCGCCGGGCGAGGTATACGAGCATCCGGCCAACGATTTCGTCTACCACTTCCTTGGCGACTCCAACCGCCTGGCCTTGAGCGAGGGGCACCATGTGCTGTTCCGCCCGCACGAGGTGTCGTTGTCGCGGCATGAGACCGAGGGGCACCATGCGGCCGAGGTGCGCGACATTCGCCCGCTGGGCGCGACCACCCGGGTGACCTTGAAGGTGGAAGGGCAGAGCGAGTTGATCGAGGCCGAGGTGGTCAAGGACCACGACAGCCTGACCGGGCTGGCGCGTGGGGAGACGCTGTTCTTCCGGCCGAAGGTCTGGCAGAAGGTGGCGGATATCTGA
- a CDS encoding MetQ/NlpA family ABC transporter substrate-binding protein, with the protein MKKTLLTTALAAALSFAGLASAAEKLVVAATPVPHAEILELIKPTLAKEGVDLQIKVFTDYVQPNVQVDQKRLDANYFQTLPYLQNFNEGKGTHLETVVGVHVEPFGGYSKKVKSLSELKEGASVAIPNEGSNSGRALLLLQKAGLITLKDPKNALATPKDIAENPKKLKFRELESAMLPRVLDQVDLDMINTNYALEAGLNPAKDALVIEGSDSPYVNFLVARPDNKNSEAIQKLAKALTSPEVKEFIAKKYQGAVLPAF; encoded by the coding sequence ATGAAGAAGACCCTGCTGACCACTGCCCTGGCCGCCGCCCTGTCGTTCGCTGGCCTGGCATCCGCCGCCGAGAAACTGGTCGTTGCCGCGACCCCGGTACCCCACGCCGAGATCCTCGAGCTGATCAAGCCGACCCTGGCCAAGGAAGGGGTGGACCTGCAGATCAAGGTCTTCACCGACTACGTTCAGCCGAACGTACAGGTTGACCAGAAGCGTCTGGACGCCAACTACTTCCAGACCCTGCCGTACCTGCAGAACTTCAACGAAGGCAAAGGTACCCACCTGGAAACCGTGGTCGGTGTGCACGTCGAGCCGTTCGGTGGCTACTCGAAGAAGGTCAAGAGCCTGAGCGAGCTCAAAGAAGGCGCCAGCGTTGCCATCCCTAACGAGGGCAGCAACAGCGGCCGCGCCCTGCTGCTGCTGCAGAAGGCAGGCCTGATCACCCTGAAAGATCCGAAGAACGCCCTGGCGACCCCGAAAGACATCGCCGAGAACCCGAAGAAGCTGAAGTTCCGCGAGCTTGAGTCGGCCATGCTGCCGCGCGTGCTGGACCAGGTCGACCTGGACATGATCAACACCAACTACGCCCTGGAAGCCGGCCTGAACCCGGCCAAGGATGCGCTGGTGATCGAGGGCAGCGACTCGCCGTACGTGAACTTCCTGGTAGCCCGTCCGGACAACAAGAACAGCGAGGCCATCCAGAAGCTGGCCAAGGCGCTGACCAGCCCTGAGGTGAAGGAATTCATCGCCAAGAAGTACCAGGGTGCGGTGCTGCCTGCGTTCTGA
- a CDS encoding MotA/TolQ/ExbB proton channel family protein, translating to MSLLASPLESVESAVIWLLVGFSVVTWGLALVKVAQFVRLKNQDKRFHQQFWAASSLDSAAEISHELPGPAARVAQSGYAAIAVGDSHASDLSHAINHQDRLERALRQQIVRERRSLETGLAVVASIGSTSPFIGLFGTVWGIMEALKGISAAGSASLETVAGPIGAALVATGVGIAVAVPAVLVYNYFLRRLKLTAADLDDFAHDFYSLAQKSAFRVLVHPAVNKAQAGFTQPVKEAS from the coding sequence ATGAGCCTGCTGGCATCCCCTCTCGAATCCGTTGAAAGTGCAGTCATCTGGCTGCTGGTCGGTTTCTCCGTCGTCACCTGGGGCCTTGCCCTGGTCAAGGTCGCGCAGTTCGTACGGCTGAAGAACCAGGACAAGCGTTTCCACCAGCAATTCTGGGCCGCATCGAGCCTCGACTCGGCGGCGGAAATCAGCCACGAACTGCCTGGCCCGGCCGCCCGAGTCGCCCAGTCCGGCTATGCCGCGATTGCTGTTGGTGATTCCCACGCCAGTGACCTGAGCCACGCCATCAACCACCAGGACCGCCTTGAGCGCGCCCTGCGCCAGCAGATCGTGCGTGAGCGCCGTTCACTGGAGACTGGCTTGGCGGTGGTCGCCAGTATCGGCAGTACCTCGCCCTTCATCGGCCTGTTCGGCACCGTATGGGGCATCATGGAAGCGCTCAAGGGCATCAGCGCGGCCGGTTCCGCCAGCCTGGAAACCGTGGCCGGGCCGATCGGCGCGGCGCTGGTCGCCACCGGTGTGGGTATCGCCGTCGCGGTGCCGGCGGTGCTGGTCTACAACTACTTCCTGCGCCGTTTGAAGCTGACCGCGGCCGACCTCGATGACTTTGCTCACGACTTCTACAGCCTGGCGCAGAAGAGTGCCTTCCGGGTGTTGGTGCACCCTGCGGTCAACAAGGCTCAGGCCGGTTTCACCCAGCCGGTGAAGGAGGCGTCCTGA